One region of Salvia miltiorrhiza cultivar Shanhuang (shh) chromosome 3, IMPLAD_Smil_shh, whole genome shotgun sequence genomic DNA includes:
- the LOC131016652 gene encoding protein FAR-RED-ELONGATED HYPOCOTYL 1-LIKE-like isoform X2 has protein sequence MENAAQLNSIASLEKKRKLQDSQLEMPSAKQVCREKVEGEEFAKGAESEPESTNSNSFHSNSADLFMCSDDEDKTDGKFHESGASDEPSTSSASWAGTSSGDSLYSSENRSSINSSTSEPESSSVSKHQDCPDDQCRQFAEFGCDGHAEIQLYTDKELEDLLYSNGASPGGSFILSSGRWSVGQGAKQEGKQKLTIDKEFEQYFSMLML, from the exons ATGGAAAACGCGGCTCAACTAAATAG CATTGCATCcttggaaaagaaaagaaagctgCAAGATTCACAGCTAGAGATGCCTTCAGCAAAACAAGTTTGTCGAGAGAAGGTAGAAGGCGAAGAATTTGCTAAAGGTGCAGAATCAGAGCCCGAATCTACAAACAGCAACAGCTTCCACAGCAACTCTGCAGACTTGTTCATGTGCAGCGATGATGAAGATAAAACTGATGGCAAATTTCACGAATCAGGCGCATCTGATGAGCCCTCGACCTCATCTGCTAGCTGGGCTGGCACCTCTTCCGGTGACAGCCTTTACTCCTCGGAGAATAGGTCATCTATCAATTCAAGCACTTCGGAACCAGAGTCGTCATCTGTGAGCAAGCATCAAGACTGCCCTGATGATCAGTGTAGGCAATTCGCAGAATTTGGATGTGATGGGCACGCGGAGATCCAGCTATACACGGATAAGGAGCTTGAGGATCTGCTCTACTCGAATGGGGCATCCCCCGGTGGTAGCTTTATTCTTTCATCTGGAAGGTGGTCTGTTGGTCAAG GAGCTAAGCAGGAGGGTAAGCAGAAGCTGACAATTGATAAGGAGTTTGAACAATATTTTTCTATGCTTATGCTGTAG
- the LOC131016652 gene encoding uncharacterized protein LOC131016652 isoform X1: protein MENAAQLNSIASLEKKRKLQDSQLEMPSAKQVCREKVEGEEFAKGAESEPESTNSNSFHSNSADLFMCSDDEDKTDGKFHESGASDEPSTSSASWAGTSSGDSLYSSENRSSINSSTSEPESSSVSKHQDCPDDQCRQFAEFGCDGHAEIQLYTDKELEDLLYSNGASPGGSFILSSGRWSVGQGKLDCSMKLETFPFIQLKFWLVQELSRRVSRS from the exons ATGGAAAACGCGGCTCAACTAAATAG CATTGCATCcttggaaaagaaaagaaagctgCAAGATTCACAGCTAGAGATGCCTTCAGCAAAACAAGTTTGTCGAGAGAAGGTAGAAGGCGAAGAATTTGCTAAAGGTGCAGAATCAGAGCCCGAATCTACAAACAGCAACAGCTTCCACAGCAACTCTGCAGACTTGTTCATGTGCAGCGATGATGAAGATAAAACTGATGGCAAATTTCACGAATCAGGCGCATCTGATGAGCCCTCGACCTCATCTGCTAGCTGGGCTGGCACCTCTTCCGGTGACAGCCTTTACTCCTCGGAGAATAGGTCATCTATCAATTCAAGCACTTCGGAACCAGAGTCGTCATCTGTGAGCAAGCATCAAGACTGCCCTGATGATCAGTGTAGGCAATTCGCAGAATTTGGATGTGATGGGCACGCGGAGATCCAGCTATACACGGATAAGGAGCTTGAGGATCTGCTCTACTCGAATGGGGCATCCCCCGGTGGTAGCTTTATTCTTTCATCTGGAAGGTGGTCTGTTGGTCAAGGTAAACTCGATTGCTCTATGAAACTTGAAACTTTTCCCTTTATTCAATTGAAATTTTGGTTGGTGCAGGAGCTAAGCAGGAGGGTAAGCAGAAGCTGA
- the LOC131016652 gene encoding uncharacterized protein LOC131016652 isoform X3, whose protein sequence is MPSAKQVCREKVEGEEFAKGAESEPESTNSNSFHSNSADLFMCSDDEDKTDGKFHESGASDEPSTSSASWAGTSSGDSLYSSENRSSINSSTSEPESSSVSKHQDCPDDQCRQFAEFGCDGHAEIQLYTDKELEDLLYSNGASPGGSFILSSGRWSVGQGKLDCSMKLETFPFIQLKFWLVQELSRRVSRS, encoded by the coding sequence ATGCCTTCAGCAAAACAAGTTTGTCGAGAGAAGGTAGAAGGCGAAGAATTTGCTAAAGGTGCAGAATCAGAGCCCGAATCTACAAACAGCAACAGCTTCCACAGCAACTCTGCAGACTTGTTCATGTGCAGCGATGATGAAGATAAAACTGATGGCAAATTTCACGAATCAGGCGCATCTGATGAGCCCTCGACCTCATCTGCTAGCTGGGCTGGCACCTCTTCCGGTGACAGCCTTTACTCCTCGGAGAATAGGTCATCTATCAATTCAAGCACTTCGGAACCAGAGTCGTCATCTGTGAGCAAGCATCAAGACTGCCCTGATGATCAGTGTAGGCAATTCGCAGAATTTGGATGTGATGGGCACGCGGAGATCCAGCTATACACGGATAAGGAGCTTGAGGATCTGCTCTACTCGAATGGGGCATCCCCCGGTGGTAGCTTTATTCTTTCATCTGGAAGGTGGTCTGTTGGTCAAGGTAAACTCGATTGCTCTATGAAACTTGAAACTTTTCCCTTTATTCAATTGAAATTTTGGTTGGTGCAGGAGCTAAGCAGGAGGGTAAGCAGAAGCTGA